A region from the Streptosporangium sp. NBC_01756 genome encodes:
- a CDS encoding DUF1996 domain-containing protein, with product MHSSRSPVRLRLGLVAATLVAMVATGLAIISPVAAADTLLSQGRPATASSTEGGGYGAGAAFDGNNGTRWSSAAADPQWLQVDLGATATINQAVLSWEGAYGKAFKLQVSANGTSWTDVYSTTTGTGGTQTLNVTGTGRYVRLYGTARGTGYGYSLWEFKVYGTGGAGTTPRPKPTFTDEVTHHEFQANCSWTSNRPDDPIVFPGLPGASHMHTFVGNRTTNASSTAASLLGGGTSCTNPHDRSAYWFPSFYKGDQLIQPTGNQVIYYKSGILDYWQVQPFPQGLRFVVGSPTATLAEFRDSPGAVEGFECGDISRSWDIPTSCVAGSQVNVRYQSPSCWDGVNLDSANHKSHMSYPADGYCPASHPVAVPMLEFKIAFPASGDLSQARLASGRGYTWHYDFFNAWDNPAILDALVTHCINGGLQCNPRGYDLYKPHRGAALTEDFELP from the coding sequence ATGCACTCATCCCGAAGTCCAGTCAGGCTCCGCCTGGGACTGGTCGCCGCCACCCTCGTCGCGATGGTCGCGACCGGCCTGGCGATCATCAGCCCGGTCGCCGCGGCGGACACCCTGCTCTCACAGGGCCGGCCCGCCACCGCCTCCTCCACCGAAGGAGGTGGATACGGCGCCGGAGCCGCCTTCGACGGCAACAACGGCACCCGGTGGTCCAGCGCCGCCGCCGACCCGCAGTGGCTCCAGGTCGACCTGGGCGCCACCGCGACGATCAACCAGGCCGTCCTCAGCTGGGAGGGCGCGTACGGCAAGGCGTTCAAGCTCCAGGTCTCCGCCAACGGCACGAGCTGGACCGACGTCTACTCGACCACGACCGGCACCGGCGGCACCCAGACCCTGAACGTGACCGGCACCGGCCGATACGTCCGCCTCTACGGCACCGCCCGCGGCACCGGCTACGGCTACTCCCTGTGGGAGTTCAAGGTGTACGGCACCGGCGGCGCCGGGACCACCCCCAGGCCGAAGCCGACGTTCACCGACGAGGTGACGCACCACGAGTTCCAGGCCAACTGCTCGTGGACGTCGAACCGGCCCGACGACCCGATCGTCTTCCCCGGCCTGCCCGGCGCCTCACACATGCACACCTTCGTCGGCAACAGGACGACCAACGCGAGCAGCACGGCGGCGTCACTCCTCGGTGGCGGCACCTCGTGCACCAACCCGCATGACAGATCGGCCTACTGGTTCCCGAGCTTCTACAAGGGCGACCAGCTGATCCAGCCGACCGGCAACCAGGTCATCTACTACAAATCCGGCATCCTTGACTACTGGCAGGTGCAGCCCTTCCCGCAGGGACTGCGCTTCGTCGTCGGCAGCCCGACCGCGACACTGGCGGAGTTCCGCGACTCGCCCGGCGCCGTCGAGGGCTTCGAGTGCGGCGACATCTCCCGCAGCTGGGACATCCCGACATCCTGCGTGGCGGGCAGCCAGGTGAACGTCCGCTACCAGTCACCGAGTTGCTGGGACGGCGTCAACCTCGACAGCGCCAACCACAAGAGTCACATGTCCTACCCCGCCGACGGCTACTGCCCGGCCAGCCACCCGGTGGCGGTGCCGATGCTGGAATTCAAGATCGCCTTCCCGGCGAGCGGTGACCTGTCACAGGCGCGGCTGGCCAGTGGCCGCGGCTACACCTGGCACTACGACTTCTTCAACGCGTGGGACAACCCCGCCATCCTCGACGCGCTGGTGACCCACTGCATCAACGGTGGCCTCCAGTGCAACCCGCGCGGCTACGACCTGTACAAGCCGCACCGCGGCGCCGCCCTCACGGAGGACTTCGAGCTCCCCTGA